One Acidobacteriota bacterium genomic window, AATCCGCCCTCCTCAAGCGCTATCTGCGCGAGATCTCCCGCTTTCCCCTCCTGACCCCCGAGGAGGAGAAGCGGCTCGGGGTTCTCATCCAGACCGGCGACCGCGAGGCCCTCCAGAAGCTCGTCGAATCCAACCTCCGCTTCGTCGTCTCCTTTTCCAAGAAGTACCGCGGGTGGGGCCTCTCCTTCCAGGATCTCATCAACGAGGGAAACATCGGTCTCATCGAGGCCGCCAAGCGCTTCGACCCCGGCAAGGGCGTCAAGTTCATCACCTATGCCGTCTGGTGGATCCGCCAAGCCATCATCCACGCCCTCTCGGAGCAAGGAGGTCCCTTCCGCATCCCCCAGAAGCAGGCCAACCTCCTTTACAACATCCACAAGACCATCGCCGCCATGACCCCGATCCTGGAGCGTCCCCCCACGGTGGGGGAGGTGGCCGAGGAGCTCGACGTGCCCCGCGAGAACGTGGAGGTCCTCATGCAGGCGGAGACCGAGGACCTGCCGCTTGAATCGGCGTCGGAGGAAGACTCGGACTTTCAGCTTCTGGACAAGATCGAACAGGTCACCATGCCCCCCGTGGACCAGAACCTCATGGAGGAGTCCTTCCGTAAGCTTCTGCGGGGGATGCTGCGCGACCTCGACGAGAAGGAGCGCATCGTCCTCACGCTGAGGTACGGGCTGGACGGCTCGGACTCCCATACCCTCAAGGAGGTGGGAGATCACCTGGGGCTTTCCCGGGAGCGGATCCGCCAGATCGAGACCCAGGCCCTCCAGAAGTTGAAACACAGCAAGAAAAGCCGCCAATTGATGGGGTATCTGAATTGAGGGCCTGTGCGCCAAAGGGGGCGAATGACCCGCGGAGGATCGGCTCGGGGGATGCCGCCCCGCGGGACCCCGAGGTCGTCCCGGACCGGTCCGAAGGGCCGCGTGGAGGGCGGCGCACCCTGCCCGCGACCCACCGCGCCGGTCTGCTCGCCCTGGCGGTGCTGGCCCTGGCCGCTCCGGCGCTGTCCCAGATTCCTCCGCGAGAGAAGGCCCACACCCTGTTCCGGCAGGGCGCGATGCACCTGGACGCAGGGGACGCCGGTTCCGCCGAGCCCCTCCTGCGCCAGGCCTGCCTGCTCGATCCGGGAAACGCCCTGGCGCTCAGCTACCTCGGCCACGCTCTTCTGGCCCAGCGCAGGTATTCCGAGGCCGCCGAAGCCTTCCGGGAATCACTCCGGCTGGACCGGTCCTCGCCGGGCCTGGGCGTGAAGCAACGGCGCCAAACGGCGGACGGGCTCGGCCTGTCCCTCGCCTTCCAGGGGCTCCTCAAGGAAGCGGCCGACGTGTACGCCTCGGCCCTGACGGAGGATCCCGACTATCCCTCCTTCTCGTACAACCGCGCCTGCGTGCTCGCCCTCGATGGCCGGACCGGGGACGCCCTCCAATCCCTGGTGGCCGCCCTGGATGCAGACGCCCGGGCCCCGGGGGGTGCCACCCTTCCCGATCCGTCCCTGGACGAGGACTTCAAGGGCCTTCGAGGCACCCCTCGATTCCAGGCCGCCCTCGTGATGCACCTGCCCCCTCAACCCAACGATGGCCCCTCCAGCCCGACCATGCGGTCCGGAGCCGCTCTTCTGGCCCGGGGCCGCTGGAAGGAGGCCGCCGCCCGGCTGCGGGAGGCGGCGACCCTCGACCCCTCCGATCCCTGGGCCTGGTACCTTCTCGGGGGGGCGCTGCTGGAAACCGGCCCCCCCGAGGAGGCCGCGGAGGCTTTCCTCCGTTCCCTCCGGGAGGACCTGGCGGCCCCTCGCCTGCCTCGGGAGGCCGTTCGATACGCCGGAATTCGATCCGGAGCCTGGCTGCTGGACCAGGGCCGATTGGAGGAGGCCGACCTGGCGTTGAGGCGCGCCGGCTCCGCCTCTCCGAACCATCCCTGGCCCCACTATCTCCTGGCCCGGCTCCACGCCGCGGCGGGGCGCCCGGAAGAAGCCCTTCGCTCCCTCGAGACGGCCTTGCGCCATCGGGAGGAGATTTCACCGGGGGAGAACCTTCTCCCCGATCCTCGATCCGACCCGGCCTTTTCGTCCCTCTCCAAGGCCCC contains:
- a CDS encoding tetratricopeptide repeat protein — its product is MRACAPKGANDPRRIGSGDAAPRDPEVVPDRSEGPRGGRRTLPATHRAGLLALAVLALAAPALSQIPPREKAHTLFRQGAMHLDAGDAGSAEPLLRQACLLDPGNALALSYLGHALLAQRRYSEAAEAFRESLRLDRSSPGLGVKQRRQTADGLGLSLAFQGLLKEAADVYASALTEDPDYPSFSYNRACVLALDGRTGDALQSLVAALDADARAPGGATLPDPSLDEDFKGLRGTPRFQAALVMHLPPQPNDGPSSPTMRSGAALLARGRWKEAAARLREAATLDPSDPWAWYLLGGALLETGPPEEAAEAFLRSLREDLAAPRLPREAVRYAGIRSGAWLLDQGRLEEADLALRRAGSASPNHPWPHYLLARLHAAAGRPEEALRSLETALRHREEISPGENLLPDPRSDPAFSSLSKAPGWASAMEPLGPEPEPNP
- a CDS encoding RNA polymerase sigma factor RpoD/SigA, whose product is MAPKNSVPSGEESALLKRYLREISRFPLLTPEEEKRLGVLIQTGDREALQKLVESNLRFVVSFSKKYRGWGLSFQDLINEGNIGLIEAAKRFDPGKGVKFITYAVWWIRQAIIHALSEQGGPFRIPQKQANLLYNIHKTIAAMTPILERPPTVGEVAEELDVPRENVEVLMQAETEDLPLESASEEDSDFQLLDKIEQVTMPPVDQNLMEESFRKLLRGMLRDLDEKERIVLTLRYGLDGSDSHTLKEVGDHLGLSRERIRQIETQALQKLKHSKKSRQLMGYLN